The following are encoded together in the Apis mellifera strain DH4 linkage group LG4, Amel_HAv3.1, whole genome shotgun sequence genome:
- the LOC410980 gene encoding polyphosphoinositide phosphatase isoform X4: MWQRDIFPRLIPAFGLLGFVRFLEGYYIILVTKRRKVAVIGHHTIYKIEDTSMIYIPNDTIRVFHPDEQRYVKMFQSIDLSSNFYFSYSYDLTHTLQSNMTPPKHIKPDIFHTNAKDLNHTDNSDAEDAEDFFNIWAFKKNWNNSSTEKYVDYGIRSNPHRRFVWNSHLLKPVEKDLHRDWILYVTHGFIGQSNVSIFGRSMYVTIIARRSNKYAGTRFLKRGANFDGDVANEVETEQIVHDSGVSSLSKGRFSSFVQMRGSVPGHWSQDVSKMVPKPTITCDLADPYVETAGAHFNQLLRRYGSPIIILNLVKKREKKKHESTLSEELCMAVKYLNQFLPPEHHIQYISFDMARMNKRKKFNVMARLANIAHNAVLKTGIFQSQSPYYSQRNLFSPQSNYNKKYYKINSNMISSFNMHDVQNYTNILTENNNDLSHACDINSKFVKENKHNGLNYIENRVRQCFDKRGTLQTGIIRTNCVDCLDRTNTAQFAIGKCALGFQLCALGVLESPKLEFDSDCVRMLEELYEDHGDTLALQYGGSQLVHRIKTYRKTAPWTSQGNDIMQTLSRYYSNTFSDQEKQHTINLFLGLFIPEEGKPPIWELLTDYYLHHKPACHYSRRTKLLTQWWDNTVLKCLPYALNEITKTCSEIIQVQNSMEEMIDVYYDYHRPYELSLLSEVYAYKISHSVRDFMPHFTTSFSPFVVRIRPGRRREETGNKNLNMKNPSMTGQSSTSSTTSSASSSDDSSSDEDENHQHNNDSQFIISKENSEFTSFESLFPSMKEVYGTQPEYPKRNDVILYKRFALIGRNATYPSDYMKVRLKLTQQVSFPEAKIIVIQLPTVKKSNINIYEQYVKRAKVGGSLPNSNDINLYENYTKQQQLKLIYPN, encoded by the exons ATGTGGCAGAGAGACATTTTTCCTCGTCTAATACCAGCTTTTGGTCTTCTTG gttTTGTACGTTTCTTGGaaggatattatataattctggTTACTAAGCGACGTAAAGTGGCTGTAATTGGTCatcatacaatatataaaatagaggaTACTTCAATGATCTATATTCCAAATGATACTATTCGTGTTTTTCATCCTGATGAACAAAGATATGTAAAGATGTTTCAAAGCATAGACCTCagtagtaatttttattttagttattcTTATGACTTAACTCATACTTTACAAAGTAATATGACTCCACCAAAACATATTAAACCtgatatatttcatacaaatGCCAAAGATTTAAATCACACAGACAATAGCGATGCTGAAGATgcagaagatttttttaatatatgggcatttaaaaaaaattggaataatag caGTACAGAAAAATATGTTGATTATGGGATACGAAGTAATCCACATCGTCGATTTGTGTGGAATTCACATTTATTAAAACCAGTAGAAAAAGATTTGCATCGTGACTGGATTTTATATGTTACACATGGTTTTATTGGTCAATCAAATGTTAGTATTTTTGGAAGATCTATGTATGTGACTATTATTGCCAGAAGAAGTAATAAGTATGCAGGTACCAGATTCTTGAAACGTGGAGCAAattttgat gGAGATGTTGCAAATGAAGTAGAAACAGAGCAAATTGTCCATGATTCTGGAGTAAGTTCATTAAGTAAAGGTCGTTTTAGTTCTTTTGTTCAAATGCGTGGATCAGTTCCTGGACATTGGAGCCAGGATGTTAGTAAAATGGTTCCAAAACCTACCATTACTTGTGATTTAGCCGATCCTTATGTAGAAACAGCag gtGCACATTTTAATCAACTTCTAAGAAGGTATGGTTCTCccattataattcttaatcttgttaaaaaacgtgaaaaaaaaaaacatgaaagtACATTAAGTGAAGAATTATGCATggctgttaaatatttaaatcaatttttacctCCAGAACatcatattcaatatataagttTTGATATGGCTCGAATGAACAAAAg aaaaaagtttaatgTTATGGCGCGATTGGCAAATATAGCGCATAATGCAGTTTTAAAAACTGGTATTTTTCAATCGCAAAGTCCATATTATAGTCAGAGGAATTTATTTTCCCCtcaatctaattataataaaaaatattacaaaattaattcaaacatgATTTCTTCATTCAATATGCATGATgttcaaaattatacaaatattttaactgagaataataatgatttgtcTCATGCTTGTGATATTAATTCTAAGTTcgtcaaagaaaataaacataatggattaaattatatagaaaatagagTAAGACAATGCTTTGATAAAAGGGGTACATTACAAACTGGTATTATTAGAACAAATTGCGTTGATTGTTTAGATCGTACAAATACAGCTCAATTTGCAATAGGAAAATGTGCTTTAGGATTCCAATTATGCGCCTTAGGTGTATTGGAATCTCCTAAATTAGAATTTGACTCTGATTGTGTGAGAATGTTAGAGGAATTATACGAAGATCATGGTGATACATTAGCATTACAATATGGTGGTTCTCAATTAGTCCATAGGATAAAAACTTATAG AAAAACTGCACCATGGACTAGCCAGGGTAATGATATTATGCAAACTCTCAGTAGATATTATAGCAATACGTTCAGTGATCAGGAAAAACaacatacaattaatttatttttag GTTTATTTATACCCGAAGAAGGAAAACCTCCAATTTGGGAACTTCTAACAGATTATTATCTTCATCATAAACCAGCTTGTCATTATTCTCGCAGAACAAAGCTTTTAACTCAATGGTGGGATAATACTGTGTTAAAGTGTCTTCCATACGCgttaaatgaaataacgaAAACATGTTCAGAAATAATACAAGTTCAAAATTCGATGGAAGAAATGATCGatgtttattatgattatcatAG GCCATATGAATTATCTTTACTTTCCGAAGTTTACGCATATAAAATTAGTCATTCCGTTAGAGATTTTATGCCGCATTTTACAACTAGTTTTAGTCCATTTGTAGTACGAATACGACCAggtagaagaagagaagaaactggtaataaaaatttaaatatgaaaaatcctTCAATGACTGGGCAAAGTAGTACCAGCAGTACGACGTCAAGTGCAAG TTCCAGCGATGATTCAAGTTCAGACGAGGATGAAAATCATCAACATAATAATGATTCTCAGTTCattatttcgaaggaaaattcgGAATTTACATCTTTTGAATCATTATTTCCATCTATGAAAGAAGTATATGGTACTCAACCTGAATATCCTAAAAGAAACGATGTGATATTGTATAAaag atttgcaTTGATCGGGCGTAATGCAACGTATCCCTCAGATTACATGAAagtacgattaaaattaactcaACAGGTATCATTTCCTgaagcaaaaattattgtaatccaATTACCGACGGTAaagaaatctaatataaatatatacgaacaATACGTTAAAAGAGCTAAG gtAGGTGGTTCTTTACCAAATtccaatgatattaatttgtacgaaaattatacaaaacaaCAGCAGTTAAAACTAATATATCCAAATTAA
- the LOC410980 gene encoding polyphosphoinositide phosphatase isoform X1, whose product MDENIPTVVFHPIISSIQKIALYETKSRFYLMGSNNTLTRFRVLKIDRMESKELVVVDDKREYTQDEIKDLVNMIDMGNRTRAGQRNNVGGVARIVSAFGIIGSIHKESTIDNGVSKESEHQECQKPLHKPTQTKFTWKTMWQRDIFPRLIPAFGLLGFVRFLEGYYIILVTKRRKVAVIGHHTIYKIEDTSMIYIPNDTIRVFHPDEQRYVKMFQSIDLSSNFYFSYSYDLTHTLQSNMTPPKHIKPDIFHTNAKDLNHTDNSDAEDAEDFFNIWAFKKNWNNSSTEKYVDYGIRSNPHRRFVWNSHLLKPVEKDLHRDWILYVTHGFIGQSNVSIFGRSMYVTIIARRSNKYAGTRFLKRGANFDGDVANEVETEQIVHDSGVSSLSKGRFSSFVQMRGSVPGHWSQDVSKMVPKPTITCDLADPYVETAGAHFNQLLRRYGSPIIILNLVKKREKKKHESTLSEELCMAVKYLNQFLPPEHHIQYISFDMARMNKRKKFNVMARLANIAHNAVLKTGIFQSQSPYYSQRNLFSPQSNYNKKYYKINSNMISSFNMHDVQNYTNILTENNNDLSHACDINSKFVKENKHNGLNYIENRVRQCFDKRGTLQTGIIRTNCVDCLDRTNTAQFAIGKCALGFQLCALGVLESPKLEFDSDCVRMLEELYEDHGDTLALQYGGSQLVHRIKTYRKTAPWTSQGNDIMQTLSRYYSNTFSDQEKQHTINLFLGLFIPEEGKPPIWELLTDYYLHHKPACHYSRRTKLLTQWWDNTVLKCLPYALNEITKTCSEIIQVQNSMEEMIDVYYDYHRPYELSLLSEVYAYKISHSVRDFMPHFTTSFSPFVVRIRPGRRREETGNKNLNMKNPSMTGQSSTSSTTSSASSSDDSSSDEDENHQHNNDSQFIISKENSEFTSFESLFPSMKEVYGTQPEYPKRNDVILYKRFALIGRNATYPSDYMKVRLKLTQQVSFPEAKIIVIQLPTVKKSNINIYEQYVKRAKVGGSLPNSNDINLYENYTKQQQLKLIYPN is encoded by the exons atggaTGAAAATATTCCAACTGTAGTATTTCATcctattatttcttctatacAAAAGATCGCTCtttatgaaacaaaatct AGATTTTATTTGATGGGATCAAATAATACTTTAACACGATTTCGAGTATTGAAAATAGATCGTATGGAATCTAAAGAATTAGTTGTTGTAGAtgataaaagagaatatacTCAAGATGAAATAAAGGATCTTGTAAATATGATAGATATGGGTAACCGTACACGTGCTGGACAAAGAAATAATGTTGGTGGAGTTGCCAGAATTGTTTCAGCTTTTGGAATTATTG GCAGCATTCACAAAGAATCTACAATTGACAATGGTGTATCAAAAGAATCTGAACACCAAGAATGTCAGAAACCATTGCATAAACCAACTCAAACTAAATTCACCTGGAAAACAATGTGGCAGAGAGACATTTTTCCTCGTCTAATACCAGCTTTTGGTCTTCTTG gttTTGTACGTTTCTTGGaaggatattatataattctggTTACTAAGCGACGTAAAGTGGCTGTAATTGGTCatcatacaatatataaaatagaggaTACTTCAATGATCTATATTCCAAATGATACTATTCGTGTTTTTCATCCTGATGAACAAAGATATGTAAAGATGTTTCAAAGCATAGACCTCagtagtaatttttattttagttattcTTATGACTTAACTCATACTTTACAAAGTAATATGACTCCACCAAAACATATTAAACCtgatatatttcatacaaatGCCAAAGATTTAAATCACACAGACAATAGCGATGCTGAAGATgcagaagatttttttaatatatgggcatttaaaaaaaattggaataatag caGTACAGAAAAATATGTTGATTATGGGATACGAAGTAATCCACATCGTCGATTTGTGTGGAATTCACATTTATTAAAACCAGTAGAAAAAGATTTGCATCGTGACTGGATTTTATATGTTACACATGGTTTTATTGGTCAATCAAATGTTAGTATTTTTGGAAGATCTATGTATGTGACTATTATTGCCAGAAGAAGTAATAAGTATGCAGGTACCAGATTCTTGAAACGTGGAGCAAattttgat gGAGATGTTGCAAATGAAGTAGAAACAGAGCAAATTGTCCATGATTCTGGAGTAAGTTCATTAAGTAAAGGTCGTTTTAGTTCTTTTGTTCAAATGCGTGGATCAGTTCCTGGACATTGGAGCCAGGATGTTAGTAAAATGGTTCCAAAACCTACCATTACTTGTGATTTAGCCGATCCTTATGTAGAAACAGCag gtGCACATTTTAATCAACTTCTAAGAAGGTATGGTTCTCccattataattcttaatcttgttaaaaaacgtgaaaaaaaaaaacatgaaagtACATTAAGTGAAGAATTATGCATggctgttaaatatttaaatcaatttttacctCCAGAACatcatattcaatatataagttTTGATATGGCTCGAATGAACAAAAg aaaaaagtttaatgTTATGGCGCGATTGGCAAATATAGCGCATAATGCAGTTTTAAAAACTGGTATTTTTCAATCGCAAAGTCCATATTATAGTCAGAGGAATTTATTTTCCCCtcaatctaattataataaaaaatattacaaaattaattcaaacatgATTTCTTCATTCAATATGCATGATgttcaaaattatacaaatattttaactgagaataataatgatttgtcTCATGCTTGTGATATTAATTCTAAGTTcgtcaaagaaaataaacataatggattaaattatatagaaaatagagTAAGACAATGCTTTGATAAAAGGGGTACATTACAAACTGGTATTATTAGAACAAATTGCGTTGATTGTTTAGATCGTACAAATACAGCTCAATTTGCAATAGGAAAATGTGCTTTAGGATTCCAATTATGCGCCTTAGGTGTATTGGAATCTCCTAAATTAGAATTTGACTCTGATTGTGTGAGAATGTTAGAGGAATTATACGAAGATCATGGTGATACATTAGCATTACAATATGGTGGTTCTCAATTAGTCCATAGGATAAAAACTTATAG AAAAACTGCACCATGGACTAGCCAGGGTAATGATATTATGCAAACTCTCAGTAGATATTATAGCAATACGTTCAGTGATCAGGAAAAACaacatacaattaatttatttttag GTTTATTTATACCCGAAGAAGGAAAACCTCCAATTTGGGAACTTCTAACAGATTATTATCTTCATCATAAACCAGCTTGTCATTATTCTCGCAGAACAAAGCTTTTAACTCAATGGTGGGATAATACTGTGTTAAAGTGTCTTCCATACGCgttaaatgaaataacgaAAACATGTTCAGAAATAATACAAGTTCAAAATTCGATGGAAGAAATGATCGatgtttattatgattatcatAG GCCATATGAATTATCTTTACTTTCCGAAGTTTACGCATATAAAATTAGTCATTCCGTTAGAGATTTTATGCCGCATTTTACAACTAGTTTTAGTCCATTTGTAGTACGAATACGACCAggtagaagaagagaagaaactggtaataaaaatttaaatatgaaaaatcctTCAATGACTGGGCAAAGTAGTACCAGCAGTACGACGTCAAGTGCAAG TTCCAGCGATGATTCAAGTTCAGACGAGGATGAAAATCATCAACATAATAATGATTCTCAGTTCattatttcgaaggaaaattcgGAATTTACATCTTTTGAATCATTATTTCCATCTATGAAAGAAGTATATGGTACTCAACCTGAATATCCTAAAAGAAACGATGTGATATTGTATAAaag atttgcaTTGATCGGGCGTAATGCAACGTATCCCTCAGATTACATGAAagtacgattaaaattaactcaACAGGTATCATTTCCTgaagcaaaaattattgtaatccaATTACCGACGGTAaagaaatctaatataaatatatacgaacaATACGTTAAAAGAGCTAAG gtAGGTGGTTCTTTACCAAATtccaatgatattaatttgtacgaaaattatacaaaacaaCAGCAGTTAAAACTAATATATCCAAATTAA
- the LOC410980 gene encoding polyphosphoinositide phosphatase isoform X3: protein MDENIPTVVFHPIISSIQKIALYETKSRFYLMGSNNTLTRFRVLKIDRMESKELVVVDDKREYTQDEIKDLVNMIDMGNRTRAGQRNNVGGVARIVSAFGIIGFVRFLEGYYIILVTKRRKVAVIGHHTIYKIEDTSMIYIPNDTIRVFHPDEQRYVKMFQSIDLSSNFYFSYSYDLTHTLQSNMTPPKHIKPDIFHTNAKDLNHTDNSDAEDAEDFFNIWAFKKNWNNSSTEKYVDYGIRSNPHRRFVWNSHLLKPVEKDLHRDWILYVTHGFIGQSNVSIFGRSMYVTIIARRSNKYAGTRFLKRGANFDGDVANEVETEQIVHDSGVSSLSKGRFSSFVQMRGSVPGHWSQDVSKMVPKPTITCDLADPYVETAGAHFNQLLRRYGSPIIILNLVKKREKKKHESTLSEELCMAVKYLNQFLPPEHHIQYISFDMARMNKRKKFNVMARLANIAHNAVLKTGIFQSQSPYYSQRNLFSPQSNYNKKYYKINSNMISSFNMHDVQNYTNILTENNNDLSHACDINSKFVKENKHNGLNYIENRVRQCFDKRGTLQTGIIRTNCVDCLDRTNTAQFAIGKCALGFQLCALGVLESPKLEFDSDCVRMLEELYEDHGDTLALQYGGSQLVHRIKTYRKTAPWTSQGNDIMQTLSRYYSNTFSDQEKQHTINLFLGLFIPEEGKPPIWELLTDYYLHHKPACHYSRRTKLLTQWWDNTVLKCLPYALNEITKTCSEIIQVQNSMEEMIDVYYDYHRPYELSLLSEVYAYKISHSVRDFMPHFTTSFSPFVVRIRPGRRREETGNKNLNMKNPSMTGQSSTSSTTSSASSSDDSSSDEDENHQHNNDSQFIISKENSEFTSFESLFPSMKEVYGTQPEYPKRNDVILYKRFALIGRNATYPSDYMKVRLKLTQQVSFPEAKIIVIQLPTVKKSNINIYEQYVKRAKVGGSLPNSNDINLYENYTKQQQLKLIYPN, encoded by the exons atggaTGAAAATATTCCAACTGTAGTATTTCATcctattatttcttctatacAAAAGATCGCTCtttatgaaacaaaatct AGATTTTATTTGATGGGATCAAATAATACTTTAACACGATTTCGAGTATTGAAAATAGATCGTATGGAATCTAAAGAATTAGTTGTTGTAGAtgataaaagagaatatacTCAAGATGAAATAAAGGATCTTGTAAATATGATAGATATGGGTAACCGTACACGTGCTGGACAAAGAAATAATGTTGGTGGAGTTGCCAGAATTGTTTCAGCTTTTGGAATTATTG gttTTGTACGTTTCTTGGaaggatattatataattctggTTACTAAGCGACGTAAAGTGGCTGTAATTGGTCatcatacaatatataaaatagaggaTACTTCAATGATCTATATTCCAAATGATACTATTCGTGTTTTTCATCCTGATGAACAAAGATATGTAAAGATGTTTCAAAGCATAGACCTCagtagtaatttttattttagttattcTTATGACTTAACTCATACTTTACAAAGTAATATGACTCCACCAAAACATATTAAACCtgatatatttcatacaaatGCCAAAGATTTAAATCACACAGACAATAGCGATGCTGAAGATgcagaagatttttttaatatatgggcatttaaaaaaaattggaataatag caGTACAGAAAAATATGTTGATTATGGGATACGAAGTAATCCACATCGTCGATTTGTGTGGAATTCACATTTATTAAAACCAGTAGAAAAAGATTTGCATCGTGACTGGATTTTATATGTTACACATGGTTTTATTGGTCAATCAAATGTTAGTATTTTTGGAAGATCTATGTATGTGACTATTATTGCCAGAAGAAGTAATAAGTATGCAGGTACCAGATTCTTGAAACGTGGAGCAAattttgat gGAGATGTTGCAAATGAAGTAGAAACAGAGCAAATTGTCCATGATTCTGGAGTAAGTTCATTAAGTAAAGGTCGTTTTAGTTCTTTTGTTCAAATGCGTGGATCAGTTCCTGGACATTGGAGCCAGGATGTTAGTAAAATGGTTCCAAAACCTACCATTACTTGTGATTTAGCCGATCCTTATGTAGAAACAGCag gtGCACATTTTAATCAACTTCTAAGAAGGTATGGTTCTCccattataattcttaatcttgttaaaaaacgtgaaaaaaaaaaacatgaaagtACATTAAGTGAAGAATTATGCATggctgttaaatatttaaatcaatttttacctCCAGAACatcatattcaatatataagttTTGATATGGCTCGAATGAACAAAAg aaaaaagtttaatgTTATGGCGCGATTGGCAAATATAGCGCATAATGCAGTTTTAAAAACTGGTATTTTTCAATCGCAAAGTCCATATTATAGTCAGAGGAATTTATTTTCCCCtcaatctaattataataaaaaatattacaaaattaattcaaacatgATTTCTTCATTCAATATGCATGATgttcaaaattatacaaatattttaactgagaataataatgatttgtcTCATGCTTGTGATATTAATTCTAAGTTcgtcaaagaaaataaacataatggattaaattatatagaaaatagagTAAGACAATGCTTTGATAAAAGGGGTACATTACAAACTGGTATTATTAGAACAAATTGCGTTGATTGTTTAGATCGTACAAATACAGCTCAATTTGCAATAGGAAAATGTGCTTTAGGATTCCAATTATGCGCCTTAGGTGTATTGGAATCTCCTAAATTAGAATTTGACTCTGATTGTGTGAGAATGTTAGAGGAATTATACGAAGATCATGGTGATACATTAGCATTACAATATGGTGGTTCTCAATTAGTCCATAGGATAAAAACTTATAG AAAAACTGCACCATGGACTAGCCAGGGTAATGATATTATGCAAACTCTCAGTAGATATTATAGCAATACGTTCAGTGATCAGGAAAAACaacatacaattaatttatttttag GTTTATTTATACCCGAAGAAGGAAAACCTCCAATTTGGGAACTTCTAACAGATTATTATCTTCATCATAAACCAGCTTGTCATTATTCTCGCAGAACAAAGCTTTTAACTCAATGGTGGGATAATACTGTGTTAAAGTGTCTTCCATACGCgttaaatgaaataacgaAAACATGTTCAGAAATAATACAAGTTCAAAATTCGATGGAAGAAATGATCGatgtttattatgattatcatAG GCCATATGAATTATCTTTACTTTCCGAAGTTTACGCATATAAAATTAGTCATTCCGTTAGAGATTTTATGCCGCATTTTACAACTAGTTTTAGTCCATTTGTAGTACGAATACGACCAggtagaagaagagaagaaactggtaataaaaatttaaatatgaaaaatcctTCAATGACTGGGCAAAGTAGTACCAGCAGTACGACGTCAAGTGCAAG TTCCAGCGATGATTCAAGTTCAGACGAGGATGAAAATCATCAACATAATAATGATTCTCAGTTCattatttcgaaggaaaattcgGAATTTACATCTTTTGAATCATTATTTCCATCTATGAAAGAAGTATATGGTACTCAACCTGAATATCCTAAAAGAAACGATGTGATATTGTATAAaag atttgcaTTGATCGGGCGTAATGCAACGTATCCCTCAGATTACATGAAagtacgattaaaattaactcaACAGGTATCATTTCCTgaagcaaaaattattgtaatccaATTACCGACGGTAaagaaatctaatataaatatatacgaacaATACGTTAAAAGAGCTAAG gtAGGTGGTTCTTTACCAAATtccaatgatattaatttgtacgaaaattatacaaaacaaCAGCAGTTAAAACTAATATATCCAAATTAA